Proteins encoded by one window of Triplophysa rosa linkage group LG19, Trosa_1v2, whole genome shotgun sequence:
- the lrfn4a gene encoding leucine-rich repeat and fibronectin type-III domain-containing protein 4 → MPRTPPGSPARGTEVLQEQDSKWRYPSSTIPVSTIRVNPMPQSTILWLGLIGFVLLKSGPGVLAGETWGMVSICPIHCVCRNLSESLSTLCVNKGLLFVPPNIDRRTVELRLADNYIVEVGGTDFANMTGLVDLTLSRNTIHALKPFAFSDLESLRSLHLDTNRLTVVGPQDLTGLVNLQHLIINNNQLTNVSADAFDDFLLTLEDLDLSYNNLRRVPWEAIQNMASLHTLNLDHNLIDQIAEGSFGELFKLSRLDMTSNRLQTLPPDPLFSRSQIGVVSPTPYNSIISLNFGGNPLHCNCELLWLRRLIREDDMETCATPAHLAGRYFWSIPEEEFTCEPPLITRNTNKLWVLEGQRATLKCRAIGDPEPVIHWVSPDDRIMANSSRIRSYYNGTLDFLVTRARDDGTYTCIAINAAGESTALVDLKIIPLPHRGNGTISLINQRDPGSSDISSGRGGIDGAGNGVVTVRNVTGGKAESGEKGGGSNGGNENLVGVLGVTTSSAQIRWKMGRSSTPFLVWMYQIQYNSTADDALVYRILPPTSNSFLLKNLVSGADYSLCVLAIFDDGISSLATTKVLGCIQFSTKEDYPECRSLHAHFLGGTLTVMVGGVVVVTLLVFTVAMMVRHRVCGECRDDANRSGKFLPAKGVDVYAQTNGNNSMMMVALPNRVLAQRSKATQDKTKHKSGSAPKPKQSPEPHRGRSADMCGGGEGAAREKCTPENERLTLYYSPSNTLPLPTHKRTGRLKLRKSPETEGDVGGLGGEQVSLSLTQDGEEERDGESDLWRALKTKRSCSFDVGEITTTTCSGYAKRLSVIWTRRSQSLHGMLVHCASTTSTSSTGSEQYGHALTQNYLHAFASNHSSNSNCNSTSNSNSSMTVNPRDLEESVV, encoded by the exons ATGCCACGCACACCACCAGGAAGTCCAGCAAGAGGAACGGAAGTTTTGCAAGAACAGGACTCGAAATGGAGATATCCTTCATCAACTATTCCTGTCAGCACAATACGTGTCAACCCCATGCCACAATCAACAATCCTCTGGCTGGGCCTCATAGGCTTTGTACTGTTGAAAAGCGGACCAGGTGTATTGGCAGGCGAGACGTGGGGCATGGTGTCAATCTGCCCGATCCACTGCGTGTGTCGGAATTTATCCGAGTCTCTGAGCACATTGTGTGTGAATAAAGGTCTTCTTTTCGTGCCACCGAACATTGATCGCCGCACTGTGGAGCTCCGTCTTGCTGACAATTACATTGTGGAAGTGGGAGGTACCGACTTTGCCAATATGACAGGACTTGTCGACCTGACACTGTCACGTAACACCATCCATGCTCTAAAACCATTTGCCTTCTCTGATCTGGAGAGTTTGCGGTCGCTTCACCTGGACACCAACCGTCTCACTGTGGTGGGACCTCAGGATCTGACAGGTCTTGTTAACCTTCAACATCTCATCATCAACAACAACCAGCTAACCAACGTCTCAGCAGATGCTTTTGATGATTTCTTACTAACCTTGGAGGATCTGGATCTTTCCTACAACAATCTGCGCAGGGTTCCTTGGGAAGCTATTCAAAACATGGCTAGCCTGCACACCTTAAATTTGGACCACAACCTCATAGACCAAATTGCTGAGGGTTCCTTTGGCGAGCTCTTCAAACTCTCCCGACTGGATATGACCTCAAACAGATTACAGACTCTTCCTCCCGATCCGCTGTTTTCCAGATCCCAGATTGGGGTTGTCAGTCCAACACCATACAATTCCATCATCAGCCTTAACTTTGGGGGTAATCCCCTGCACTGCAACTGCGAGCTGTTGTGGCTGCGACGACTGATCCGTGAAGACGACATGGAGACATGTGCCACACCTGCTCATTTGGCAGGCCGCTACTTCTGGTCCATCCCAGAAGAAGAGTTTACCTGCGAGCCTCCACTAATCACCCGTAATACCAACAAGTTGTGGGTGCTGGAGGGTCAAAGGGCTACGCTTAAATGCAGAGCTATCGGTGACCCCGAGCCAGTCATTCATTGGGTGTCACCAGATGACCGTATAATGGCCAACTCAAGTCGCATTCGCTCGTACTACAACGGCACGTTGGATTTTCTAGTGACCCGTGCCAGGGATGACGGCACCTATACGTGCATCGCCATCAATGCTGCGGGGGAATCCACAGCTTTGGTGGATTTAAAGATCATCCCTCTGCCCCACCGAGGGAATGGCACAATATCCCTAATCAACCAGAGAGACCCTGGATCCTCTGATATTAGCAGTGGGCGGGGAGGGATTGATGGGGCAGGGAATGGTGTGGTGACTGTAAGGAACGTCACCGGGGGTAAGGCAGAATCTGGAGAGAAGGGAGGTGGCAGCAATGGAGGGAATGAGAACTTGGTTGGAGTTTTGGGTGTGACAACTAGTTCAGCCCAGATCCGCTGGAAAATGGGTAGATCCTCAACTCCTTTCTTGGTTTGGATGTACCAAATCCAGTACAACAGCACAGCAGACGATGCACTTGTTTACAG AATTCTGCCTCCAACTAGTAACAGTTTCCTGCTGAAAAACCTGGTGTCGGGAGCAGACTACAGTCTGTGCGTCTTGGCCATATTTGATGATGGCATCTCCTCCCTGGCTACAACAAAGGTGTTGGGTTGCATCCAGTTCAGCACTAAAGAGGATTACCCAGAATGCCGTTCTCTGCATGCTCACTTCCTGGGCGGCACGCTGACAGTGATGGTGGGTGGCGTGGTGGTGGTAACCCTTCTGGTCTTCACCGTGGCCATGATGGTTCGCCATCGCGTCTGCGGCGAGTGTCGAGATGATGCCAACAGGTCGGGCAAGTTTTTGCCAGCCAAAGGGGTGGATGTTTATGCCCAGACGAATGGAAACAACAGCATGATGATGGTGGCGCTGCCAAATAGAGTCTTGGCCCAAAGATCAAAAGCAACACAGGACAAAACCAAACACAAGTCTGGCTCGGCACCCAAACCAAAACAGAGCCCGGAGCCGCACCGCGGCCGGAGCGCGGACATGTGCGGTGGGGGCGAAGGTGCAGCGAGGGAAAAATGTACACCAGAGAACGAAAGATTGACACTCTACTACTCCCCGAGTAACACGCTTCCCCTACCGACACACAAGCGAACTGGTAGGCTCAAGTTACGAAAGTCTCCGGAGACAGAGGGAGACGTGGGGGGGCTGGGGGGCGAGCAAGTCTCTCTTTCACTGACACAGGATGGAGAGGAAGAACGAGACGGAGAGTCAGACTTGTGGAGGGCTCTGAAAACCAAACGAAGCTGCTCTTTCGATGTGGGTGAAATCACCACCACCACCTGCTCCGGCTACGCCAAGCGGTTGAGCGTCATCTGGACCCGTCGTAGCCAGTCGCTGCACGGCATGCTGGTCCACTGCGCCTCCACCACCAGCACGTCCAGCACGGGCAGCGAGCAGTACGGCCACGCTCTGACACAAAACTATCTACATGCCTTTGCTTCCAACCACTCCTCAAACTCCAACTGTAACTCGACTTCTAACTCGAACAGTAGCATGACTGTCAACCCAAGAGACCTGGAGGAAAGTGTGGTGTAG